A segment of the Diachasmimorpha longicaudata isolate KC_UGA_2023 chromosome 5, iyDiaLong2, whole genome shotgun sequence genome:
caattaaattgaatgatcTACTGTAATGTTTCCCAGTCGTATCAGCCACCAGAGTCGTTTCAGTGGTGTTGTACAATCAGTCTTAGAACAATGAAACTAATCATTGGAATTGTATTCACTTCACTTGCTTTTTCAACCCATGCCCAAGAGGAACtttgtaaaattgaaaaaaacttaaaaatttGTGAGAATTCTGCTGGTGTAATTGCTCATGTCACCGTAGAAAACCCTTCAGCCCTTAATCGTGGCATCTTGGAGATGACATTCGATGGCGATACAACTATTGGTTCGAAGGCATTCAGCGATCCGCGGGTccgaggatttctcctagaaATGCCCTACACCAACCAACGCAATCAATCTGCTCTTCCTACTTTGACTCTGCATCCAGATACCTTTGTTGAATCATCAAATATGTACCGGATCTTCATAATGCACGCAAATGTCAATGTGATTGGAGAATCATTCAGTCCCATGACACAACTGACATATTTAAGATTCATGCACTGTGGCTTCACCGATGTGCCTACTAAAATGTTGGAAAGTACTGAAAATCTGACCGAACTGTCATTTGAGAATAACTATATAAGAGTTATTCGTTCCCAGGCATTTGCTCCAGTGAAACTCCTCCGAGAGCTGCATTTAGAAGGTAATGGCATTGAGAGTCTGGAGTTGGGTTGTTTTGATGGTCTAGATCATTTGAAGGTATTAACCCTGGACCagaatcatttttcctcaacACCTGGTATTCTCAAAGGCCTGAACTCACTGGTTCGTTTGAATATCGATGATGCATTTGATGAGAATGGATTTAATATTGATATCCTTCAAAATTTACCAGCGATATCTAACATCAGAATGGGCTTTAATAACATGACGACCTTGAAGCCTGACATGTTCAGTATTTTTCCTCAAATAAGGCACTTGGCGTTGTTCGGAAATCATATAACGAGGATTCCAAAAGGGGTATTCGACAGAGCCAGATCACTCTTCGTGATCCACTTGGCCAGAAATGACATTGGGTTTATAGAACCGGGGGCATTCTCAGGATTAAATGTGTCTCTTCTAAATCTGTTGAATAATAGGGTTGATAAGACTATTGAGACTGATACATTCAGTGGCCTGTCTGTGGATCGATTACAGTTAGACAGCAATAATATCACGGAATTGAAAGCTGGAGCTTTCAACGCACTGTCCGCCCAGCAGATCATCCTAAGCTGGAACAAATTAACGCAAATTGATGTTGATGATTTCTTGGGGCTTGATACTGAGGAACTGGATTTAAGTCATAACTGTATTTCATCTATTGCACCAAATGCATTCCAGAATTCTAAAGTGAAGAAACTACGTCTGAAGGGAAATCCACTGGATCGTGTTGATAAAGATAAATGGGGTCTTCCTGCATCAGCAGAAATATCAATGTTATGAACTGgtgaataaatattccaaCGTCATAAAGACTCATAAACTTCAGTGTAGTTCTCTTTGCAATTTCTTTTTGATTGTTCCCTcgtgaaaatataattaattgaaatttttaaaatccctCTGGGATAAGGGTCACAACCCATTTTATTCagtgtaaaaaaatagaagaagaagaagaagatggagtagaagaagaagaaggttGAACCTTCAAGTACTTAAGATGCTTCTGAATCCCATCAAAACTGAATAGAAAGACCCCGAAATGACCAAATTCCAAGTAATTGCGAACTAAAAGTGATGACGACATTCTGATCGGTCAAAAGTTAATTTTCAAGTAGAACAGCACGATCGAGCTCTATAGGACGATGTAATTTCGCAACCAAATAGATAATGCAACTGAATTATGATCCAATCTTTTCGCAAATGTTAATCCCGCTGACCTGCAATACCCCCACTATTCAACAGCTATCACCAGCATCTTATAATACCGTTCAGTTCCCGATCAAATCGGTTTGGGTCGTGAATGCTGATCAGCGAGAAGCTCAAGCATGGAGATATTCATCGGCCTCATCAGTTTTGCCTTCTGCCTGTCATCAACCCGAGGGCAAGAGGAAATCTGCAGCAATGAAAATTGGGATTTTCGAATTTGTAAGAAATCTAATAGACTCACGAAGGTCATCCACGACGCACGatttttttccggaaaaaatttctacaaaacCCTCGACAACATTTCCGCCATCGAGGAGGATGCTTTCACTGCACTGAACCTCGTAAGGCTTATCCTGACGTTCAACGAACCAGACAATAATGATGGAAGTCTTCTGCATTCGGTGTTCGTAAAACCAAATACGTTCGGGGGTCTGACTGGCTTGCGGATGCTGAGCATTGATGGTGCACGACTGGACACCAATGGAGATATTTTGAATCTGCCGAAGTCATTAGTGAGCTTGACATTTCGCAAATGTGGATTCACCGAAGTACCAACAGAAATGCTGACGGCTACGCCGTATCTTCAGGAGCTGTCGCTCGAAGGGAATGTCATCCGTAGCATCAAACCCAATGCGTTTGCTAGCTTAACGAACCTGAAGCATCTTGACTTGAGCAGAAATGGTGTCAAGAAACTTCACGAAGGTTGTTTCAATCAACTCAGGAACTTGGAAtcgttgaaattaattcagaACTACATTGCTCCGGTACCTGCGCTCTTCAGGGGATTGCAAAAGTTGAAGAAACTCTACATCACTGATGCATTCAATATCCTGGGCTTCCAACCACATCTACTAGAAGATCTGCCAACTCTCGTTGTCTTGTACTTGGGTTTCAATCGAATATCATATCTGCAATTCAGAATGTTTGATGCTGCACGTGGCCTTGAACACCTGTCCTTGTACGGAAATCTTCTCCAACACATTCCCAGAGGTGTTTTCGAAAAACTCACGTCATTGAACGAACTATCTCTGGCTGACAATCGAATCGAAACAATCGAACCCGGTGCATTCTCCGGGTTGAACCTCACTCGTCTTGTCTTGTCTCTCAATAATATCAAGATCATTGAGGCTGGAGCTTTCAGCAATCTTAACGTCAGAAATCGTTTGGATCTCaggaagaatttaatttcagaaGTGAAACCAGGAGCTTTTACGAAATTATCTACCCGACAGTTGGATTTAACGGAGAACAAATTGACCAGGATCAATGCTGATGATTTCGCGGGTCTCATCGCCAGAGAGCTGGACCTGAGCTCCAACCAAATTACAACAATCGCACCGAAGGCTTTCACCTACGCGATAATTAATGAAGttggacttttttttaatcctaTCACGGAAGTTGATAGAAAATTATGGGGACTGCAGGACTTTGAAGAAATAATGAAACgttaatttacttttttttggataaacataatttatttcaaaccATATAGATTTGTGACATTCCTGACCATGTTTAGGGGTATATTTGTCATTACACACCTTTCCCGGGGTCAGTATCATCAAGAAAAGGGGGAGGGATGCTGCAGCCAATCAAATATTCCAATTGATTAGCTTATCAGCTAAAAAACCGGAAGAAGTGTTTTCCgcatgggtttattttaaaattagatAATCTCACCGATTATGAATCCATGAACCACAGTGATTGAACATGAGTGAGTCATCCAGACCCCGTCATCAAAGCCCCAGTGATAATTCAATATCAACCGGTTCCATCACCATACTAATCTCACGAGGTCAAGGGTGTATCAATCACACCAAAGGCTAATCCGCATTTCTTCCAGAAGAAGAAATGATTATGTTCTCAGTTTGGTACGCGCGTCTGTCAAGAGCAGATCTATTCCAGataataataaacatttacaaaCACATGCGAAGAATAAAATCAATCGAGTAACGGCTGACAAGTAGATCTGGACAGATAAGACAGACGCCGATGACCCTTGACTGAATGAACTCGGTAAGCCAATGGACATCAGTTCCTTCGTCTCAATATCTTTTCATCTCATCATCCCTTCCTCTCTCCTTCATTTTCAGACCCCATCGTAACAACTGTTAATCAGGAAATTGTGACGTTATGAAAGCTGTCCTGGGAATTCATCTCGTGACTCTGGCGTTATCAGTGAACGCGAATTTTCCTTCCTCCTTGAACACTTCAGACCATACGCTGTACGTAGAAGACAACACAATCATCCGAGTTTCCAAAATCGGTTACTCCAATCGACTCAGTATGACACTCGATACGCAGCACATAGCGATCGCTCCACTTGCATTCCAGGATTCAGATGTCAAGGATCTTCACCTGACGTTCAATACTTCAACGAATTTGACGAGGAATGTGGGGAACAGCTACGGACAGATCTCGCTGCAACCAGCGTCTCTCCTTGGGTTGGATCTGGACACACTTTCCTTGAGCAACGTCGATGTCACCTTCAACAGAGACGCAATGACTCCGATCAGATCCCTCAATCATCTGAGCTTGATATCCTGCAATATCGTGGAAGTGCCGACTCCGCTGCTGATGTCCTTTCCTAAATTGGGATCGCTGATACTGTCCGGTCATAACATGTCTATCGTTCATCATAATGCCTTCCAACCCCTGGGGCGACTCTGGTATCTCAACTTGTCCTCCAATCGCATCACTACCTTGGAGTCAGGATGTTTCAATGGACTGGAAGAATTGGAAAGATTAGATCTGAGTAACAACAGCTTTACGATTATGCCCGCCGTCTTCAATGGATTGATCAAACTTATGGAGCTTCACATTCGCGATTGTCCCTATCTTCGGATAATTGATATCAGGGCATTTATCGAAATACCGACTTTGGTGTCACTCACTGTATCGCACACTGCTGTCGATAGTTTAGAGCCTGGAATATTCAATAACCTGGGGCGATTGAGCTGGCTGCAGTTGGAGAATAATAGGATTAGTCGTGTACCgagaaatttattcaacaaattgGAATCACTTCAGTATCTGTTTCTGGATAATAACGAGATATTAAGAACGGATTCACATGCATTCGCGGGACTCAATCTCCGGTATCTCGGGCTGTCGTATCAGAACCCAGGGTCCAGGAAGCAGTTTCATCCCCAGAGGGTGGTGATTGAAAACGGAACTTTCAGCGATTTGATTGCCGATATCGTGTCTATGGTGGGCACATCCAATCCTGATATCAGACCGGGGGCTTTCGATGGCCTGTCCACTGGATTATTGGATTTACGGTGTGTTGGGATAGGGAAAATTGATACCGAGATGTTTTCGGGAGTCAGAGCAAAGAAACTGGATTTGAGAATGAACGGCATTTccgaaattaataaaaatgcatTCAAAGGGGTAATTGGTGATGAAGTTGATCTGTCGTTGAATCCCATTCAAATTACGGATAAAGAGAATTGGGATATTTCGGAATCGTTGTATAtcaacatttgaaaaatattgttgatgGAATTTTAGGTGAttcaaatgagaaataaacCAATCACGTTCATAAATTGCCAATTGTTGAATTATTGTCTGCCAAAGATCTTGGGGAGTTTTTCAGAGGAATCATTGAatgatcttcggaagatcagACTGACAATGTACCGAGAGAAAACTATAATTTTGTATATTAAAGATTCTTTTGAGGAGAATTTAAAGCGAATTTTCCGATGAACATTTCGGGCATTTGTTTGTTCAAAACAAATgtgattggcaaaattatattttgtcTCTCAGGGTGGTTTTGTCTGCAGCTGTTTGAttttggaaaatgtttttcaaatatCTCATCTTCCGAAGGTTCTTTTGACGTCACCAGCGAGATCTCCCGAAGATCTTTCGGTGATTCCAGAAAGATCTTCGACAGACAAAAATTTCTACGCGAGTGCACatgaaaaaactcaatcgaaattctgatttttcttcgtatatgaataaatattattaatttgttaattgtACGATTATTACAATTTGAATAAAGACATGGAATGTACTATAGTATAGTGTAATACTATATTTTCGTGAAGGAAGGCCTTTTATTGAGAATTGGGGACAGTAACATCAAATAACGAGTAACATTGTGAGAAAACTTTTCCTTCTATAGATAATCAATACCAGTGAAATTAACTTACCTTCAAGCGTCCATTAcgttaaaattattcattcaatgaCATTCAACATTTTCTACGAAAAGCactattattgattattttattttcattccttcGGGCGATCGTTGCGAGTAGTACTACAACTGACCATCGTCCGAGCAATAGAGTTTTTGCCGCTTTCAAGTCGTACGTTGATCCATCAAATCGGTTGTTTTACCCATTTGCCGGTAGATGTAAACTTTTGTTATaacgataatgaaatttatcgcTGCAACAACTCAATGAACACTAACAAACAATTTACCGAGggcgaaaattttattatcgaaAACCCAACGCTAAATCTCAACTTTAAATTCACTTGCataattagaaataaattataatatcgACAATGAGGTGAATGTAATGAGTTTAAATGTTTTAATAATGAATAGAGTGCGTTAAACAATTATAAATCAAAAACAGAACGTCTTCCACAGGAATcatattcaaaatttcaacgttttttttacttcaacgAGATCTTGAGTTCAGAACACAGATTttaaaaatggataaaaagtTCTCCGAAAAAGGTAAAAATTACAATGCACATTGTAATCGCGTAGTGGAACTACCTTAAAATCTACGAAAATCGTTTATAGATGTGCGTAGATAAATTACTTTGGAAtgttacataaaaaaaatattcgaatcCTGCGCGAATCAAAATCACTACAAAATCATATCTCAAGAAAGAGTTAATACTCGAATTTTCTGATGCACTGCTCGATAgagtaattattgaattttaagaTTGGTGGAGAAATAACCCGGAAATGCAGTAACTTTTCGCAGAAAACAAATGAAATTCATAATTCTCATTTCCTTTCTTAATGTCTTCATAAATTACGGATAAAATAACCACAGAATCACCTGCCTTACACGACCACTtatattttattgtaatttcTGTCATATTTCTCTCTTCGCATACTATTCGTTGAAATCTGGGCATAACGGCgcactgagaaaaatataaaatgaagaTAACACGGAACACGAAACATAAAAACAATCATAAAATGCCCTCGACGCCCATTGCTGGCGTTTCCACACACAGAGAGATATTTCAATGATAACTACAAGAGAATAgtcaaaaataaatgttgcGGTAACAGTAAACAGTGGAAATTcaactattaaatttttaagtgAAAATTACGTCACAACGTTGACGACGCTATATGctgggaataaaaatgatttccaTCAAGACTATGCGATTTCTCAGATCTGGTTGTGAATATTACACGATGAAAAGTGTCccataaaaacgcgaaacttAACTCTGTTCACCGATTACGCAAGTCAATGGGAAAGTCAAagtacacagagagaaatttccCCCGTCTAACGTATTTTGTTACCGATCTGTTTCCCCTTAGACTAAACCTAAATCATACCTGAACGACCCAATTACACCTGAGAACGTAAATGAATATGCCAAtcgaaatattcaatagaaattacgtacattgagaaaaaaatatataattgggctaattaaatattcttctaacAAGAATTTAGCGAATTATCGACCGGAAATTTCCGCCATTTGTTCGTTCAAAACCATAATGAACCTTCGGTAATATCATGTCAATCGtcactgaaaaattacgataccgtCAGGTCAAATTTTCCAGTAGATTCCGTAGTCAGTGAGTGACCTACGAGTTcggtaatttctactgaatattttccttGCAGTTAAATTGACCGTTGGAATGATCCGCAGTGCAGTCCGGTAATCATCAGTGTGTCTCTTCCTTATGTGAGTCGTCTGTTCACCTATCGCTGCATTACAAGATGATGGTGAAATGAAAGTGGTACTGCAAACGAAAGTATGCAGAAATGAAAGTTGCATTCGTGTTGCGCTACTCAGAATGATACAACTCGCAGAATTGTTTCACTTCCGCCGAGTGCggtcaaaagaaaaattctccatCCGATTGTCTACATAGTGGACCAGTTTATCGGTGTTAATCCTAGAATCATTAGTGGATAATGATTGAGTTATAAATGTTAAGGAACATcatcgaataattttcatactTCTGGTTACGGTGTCCCAATATCGATAATTATGTGCGGATTACTGACCCAATATTCGTGACGAATGCGAATCGTGTGATTCGTAGTAATGTTAATCGTAGAAATGTCATCACCTAAATATCGTAAGTAAAACAGTACCTATGCTTGGAACTCAGTCAAGTCCTCGTAACCGAGGCAGGTGGTCTTCAGTGTATTTTCCAACGAGGGACAAACTGTCCgtcgaataaaatattcatcgcCATCGGCGTTTGTTCATGTTCACACAGCAATTGCCTGCCCCCCATCGCGAGTATAACGTTCACGCACTTcctaaaaatccataaaaatttatgaagttCATCATCAATATTAGATAATTATGGTGAAAGCTTGACGAATCCATGGCAGTTGTTGGTGGCGCGTTGGAGATTCAGTTTTTGTGAGAGtgcagttgaaaattttgaaaatgtgcGCCGAAGCACTATCCGTTGTGAATTTCTACGATGAGAAGTCAATACTCATTACGGGAGCTACAGGTGGAATAGGGAAGCTTCTCATTGAAAAGCTGCTGAGATCCTGCCCCAATATTGGGAATATTTATGTGCTCCTTCGGCCGAAACGCGGGGAAACTGCGACTGAACGAGTTTCACATTTGTTAAACATACCGGTAACAACGTGCGCAAAAAAATTGCGGGCTTTGGAATATGTTTCGCAGATCTTTGGAAGAATCTCCGATGATGGGAATTCCAAGAGCTTTTGGGTGGCTCAAAACCATCTTCACAAATCAAATTATTCCTGAGACACATTTTTTAGAGAATCGAAAgacaatttgtttaaaatatcTTTGAAAGACCTCTTTCCCTTAATGATCTCAAGAAAAATAGTCTATTATAGGgcatttgattttatttggttTCTTAGaatctttcaaaaattattccgaaattttttgtgacccaaaaagatcttcagaagTCAAATGCTTCCAACAACAATTGATTATCGAGAAGATTGAACGAAGATTGTTTactttttttgaaattattaattatttatttgtaagtAACTTCTGTAATTATTCGGAAGGCTCTTCCAAAGATTTCTGGAAGATATTGCAGAGCTATTGTTTTCCATAAtctattaaatttaattcaaatggTGTATTTTTCGGGGTAAAATTACCtgagtttatttttccatctctgataaaaattcagaTCTTTCACAAATTACGTGGTGCGGATCCGGGAATACTGTCAAAAGTCGTCATGATCGAGGGTGACTTGTGTCAACCTGACCTTGGAATTTCCGAAACAAACAGAGAAGAActtatgaaaaatgtttcgGTGGTATTCCACTGTGCGGCAATTTTGCAATTTGATTTGAGTTTAGAGGACGCCCTTTCCATCAATGTTTTTGGCACTCGACGACTTCTCCTGTTCTGTCATAGGATGAATAAAATCGAAGTAAGTGCATTCCCACCCgtttcactatttttatcGCTTTCTTTCTTCACCCTCTGTACTTttaaaacgaagaaaaaatcgTTCAATAGAAATTACATGAACGGGTGTTCAATCTAGCGTTCAAAAAACATTACATAACATTTTATCGAAGCTgtcacaatttttatcgacCTTTTATTGCTACCGGCACATGATTGAATTGattgtttttacttttttattaCTGCCCTAAAGGTACCGCTCCgcgcaatttattatttttcaaacttatattttttatttctacgtTGAGATAAAAAGAATATAATTCTTCGAATGAATTTCTCTTGAAAACATCTCACTTCAATTAATCGCATTGAAAGATCTTCTGAGCTGTCATTTAAAGAAATTcctttaattgtttaatttgcATTCCCCAGGCATTTATTCACGTATCGACGTTATACTCCACGTGCAATAAGCCCAAGATTGAGGAATGCATTCCATCAATCCCAGCTTTGGATGGAAGGCTTGATTTCAGTAGAAATATCAGAGATTTTGTCGCAACTCTACCCGATGATGTGGTGAACGACTGGCCCAATACTTACGCATTCTCGAAGGCACTAGCAGAATTAATGCTGAATACTCACCGAGGAATGCTGCCAATGAGCATTGTAAGACCTTCCATCGTTCTGTCGACCCTCAGAGAACCAATGCCAGGGTGGATCGATAATTTTTACGGCCCTACTTTATCCATTTCCAATGGAGCACTAGGTATACTCAGGTATGTGAGAAACCTAACGCTGACACACATTCTCATCAGgtacactgaaaaaaaattatttcagcaaAGGATTGATCTTATTGACAGGTGAAAATATCTTTTCCAACTCAGACAAATTTTCCAGTTGAAGATCTTCTCGAACTCTTCAGAGGAATCATCAAAAGATCTTTGGAATATTGCCctggagatccagaaagattttttagatgattt
Coding sequences within it:
- the LOC135162610 gene encoding protein artichoke-like, whose protein sequence is MEIFIGLISFAFCLSSTRGQEEICSNENWDFRICKKSNRLTKVIHDARFFSGKNFYKTLDNISAIEEDAFTALNLVRLILTFNEPDNNDGSLLHSVFVKPNTFGGLTGLRMLSIDGARLDTNGDILNLPKSLVSLTFRKCGFTEVPTEMLTATPYLQELSLEGNVIRSIKPNAFASLTNLKHLDLSRNGVKKLHEGCFNQLRNLESLKLIQNYIAPVPALFRGLQKLKKLYITDAFNILGFQPHLLEDLPTLVVLYLGFNRISYLQFRMFDAARGLEHLSLYGNLLQHIPRGVFEKLTSLNELSLADNRIETIEPGAFSGLNLTRLVLSLNNIKIIEAGAFSNLNVRNRLDLRKNLISEVKPGAFTKLSTRQLDLTENKLTRINADDFAGLIARELDLSSNQITTIAPKAFTYAIINEVGLFFNPITEVDRKLWGLQDFEEIMKRNCDVMKAVLGIHLVTLALSVNANFPSSLNTSDHTLYVEDNTIIRVSKIGYSNRLSMTLDTQHIAIAPLAFQDSDVKDLHLTFNTSTNLTRNVGNSYGQISLQPASLLGLDLDTLSLSNVDVTFNRDAMTPIRSLNHLSLISCNIVEVPTPLLMSFPKLGSLILSGHNMSIVHHNAFQPLGRLWYLNLSSNRITTLESGCFNGLEELERLDLSNNSFTIMPAVFNGLIKLMELHIRDCPYLRIIDIRAFIEIPTLVSLTVSHTAVDSLEPGIFNNLGRLSWLQLENNRISRVPRNLFNKLESLQYLFLDNNEILRTDSHAFAGLNLRYLGLSYQNPGSRKQFHPQRVVIENGTFSDLIADIVSMVGTSNPDIRPGAFDGLSTGLLDLRCVGIGKIDTEMFSGVRAKKLDLRMNGISEINKNAFKGVIGDEVDLSLNPIQITDKENWDISESLYINI
- the LOC135162358 gene encoding putative fatty acyl-CoA reductase CG5065 isoform X1 — encoded protein: MCAEALSVVNFYDEKSILITGATGGIGKLLIEKLLRSCPNIGNIYVLLRPKRGETATERVSHLLNIPIFHKLRGADPGILSKVVMIEGDLCQPDLGISETNREELMKNVSVVFHCAAILQFDLSLEDALSINVFGTRRLLLFCHRMNKIEAFIHVSTLYSTCNKPKIEECIPSIPALDGRLDFSRNIRDFVATLPDDVVNDWPNTYAFSKALAELMLNTHRGMLPMSIVRPSIVLSTLREPMPGWIDNFYGPTLSISNGALGILRTVICDGEKVGDIIPSDFVVNLLITVGCKTKYQGTSEIKIYNCCTGRQNPMKMKQLLDDCQKYARMYPLMAAVRYPNLTHRSSYFVHWMVSKVQHRMLSYILDFVALFTSKRGRMIRIHNTLARILGSLDYFTLRQWAVDDYNVEKLSNEMSDKEKDIFYFDPKVVDWKLYAKIYALGIRRHLFKEKMDDIEEAKARMANLYWMEKSLQIFMSVSSIITIYYWIQSRRNRIKS
- the LOC135162359 gene encoding leucine-rich repeat-containing protein 15-like gives rise to the protein MIYCNVSQSYQPPESFQWCCTISLRTMKLIIGIVFTSLAFSTHAQEELCKIEKNLKICENSAGVIAHVTVENPSALNRGILEMTFDGDTTIGSKAFSDPRVRGFLLEMPYTNQRNQSALPTLTLHPDTFVESSNMYRIFIMHANVNVIGESFSPMTQLTYLRFMHCGFTDVPTKMLESTENLTELSFENNYIRVIRSQAFAPVKLLRELHLEGNGIESLELGCFDGLDHLKVLTLDQNHFSSTPGILKGLNSLVRLNIDDAFDENGFNIDILQNLPAISNIRMGFNNMTTLKPDMFSIFPQIRHLALFGNHITRIPKGVFDRARSLFVIHLARNDIGFIEPGAFSGLNVSLLNLLNNRVDKTIETDTFSGLSVDRLQLDSNNITELKAGAFNALSAQQIILSWNKLTQIDVDDFLGLDTEELDLSHNCISSIAPNAFQNSKVKKLRLKGNPLDRVDKDKWGLPASAEISML